A region from the Curtobacterium sp. MCBA15_012 genome encodes:
- a CDS encoding glycerophosphodiester phosphodiesterase family protein: protein MTQVIAHRGASGHRPEHSRAAYELAVELGADAIEPDLVPTKDGVLVLRHENEVSGTTDVAERPEFAHLRTTKTIDGQTVTGWFTEDMTWGEVRTLTVRERLPALRPASAAHDGEGHVLRLDDLLGVLDAAPRPVGLVAEVKHATFFEQAGFPMAELLDDALGAAGWRHDERLTIESFEKRVLRQLGSRDTGGRLVYLQEARGSAADEVASHGSAAPTWATERTDEALAGFASEFHGISVDLKTLMAGTDTVAVDDPRPVRSAIVDRAHAAGLAVYTWTLRPENRFLPAPLRRGGDVAAHGDWERWFTSVVRTGVDGVFADHPDLAVRARSLVAGQAG, encoded by the coding sequence ATGACCCAGGTGATCGCCCACCGTGGCGCGTCCGGACACCGCCCCGAGCACTCCCGCGCCGCGTACGAGCTCGCGGTCGAGCTCGGCGCCGACGCGATCGAACCGGACCTCGTCCCGACGAAGGACGGCGTGCTCGTGCTGCGCCACGAGAACGAGGTCTCCGGCACGACCGACGTCGCCGAGCGCCCCGAGTTCGCCCACCTGCGGACGACGAAGACGATCGACGGGCAGACGGTGACGGGCTGGTTCACCGAGGACATGACGTGGGGCGAGGTGCGCACCCTCACGGTCCGCGAGCGGCTGCCCGCGCTGCGCCCCGCCTCGGCCGCGCACGACGGCGAGGGGCACGTCCTGCGCCTCGATGACCTGCTCGGCGTCCTCGACGCGGCTCCGCGCCCGGTCGGCCTCGTCGCCGAGGTCAAGCACGCCACGTTCTTCGAGCAGGCCGGGTTCCCGATGGCCGAGCTGCTCGACGACGCGCTCGGTGCTGCCGGGTGGCGGCACGACGAGCGGCTCACGATCGAGTCGTTCGAGAAGCGCGTGCTCCGGCAGCTCGGCTCACGGGACACGGGTGGCCGGCTCGTGTACCTCCAGGAGGCCCGTGGCAGCGCCGCCGACGAGGTCGCGTCCCACGGGTCCGCGGCTCCCACGTGGGCGACCGAGCGCACCGACGAGGCCCTGGCGGGCTTCGCGTCGGAGTTCCACGGGATCAGCGTCGACCTCAAGACGCTGATGGCCGGGACGGACACCGTCGCCGTGGACGACCCGCGACCGGTGCGGAGCGCGATCGTCGACCGGGCCCACGCGGCCGGCCTCGCGGTCTACACGTGGACGCTCCGACCGGAGAACCGGTTCCTCCCGGCTCCGCTGCGGCGCGGGGGCGACGTGGCGGCGCACGGCGACTGGGAGCGCTGGTTCACCTCGGTCGTGCGGACCGGGGTCGACGGCGTCTTCGCGGACCACCCGGACCTCGCTGTGCGGGCGCGGTCGCTCGTCGCGGGGCAGGCCGGCTGA
- a CDS encoding glycerol-3-phosphate dehydrogenase/oxidase translates to MAKAPTSTTDKAATGRDGSTTDKAATGRDGSTSGSAATGRSQGVGFDPTAKLGPEERAAAIEALKTKELDVLVVGGGIVGGGSALDAVTRGLSVGIVEARDWGSGTSSRSSKLVHGGIRYLEQLNFSLVREALIERGLLLQRIAPHLVKPVRFLYPLTHPVWERFYIGIGMAMYDVFSWSGGRPPGVPHHRHLSRKQVLKNMPGLKKDAFVGGMTYYDAQVDDARYVSSLVRTAASYGALAASRVRIEGFIKVGERVVGAHAHDIQTGEKFDIRAKQVVNATGVWTDDTQAMIGTRGQFKVRASKGVHLVVPRDRFQSNTGMILRTEKSVLFVIPWGRHWLVGTTDTDWELDKAHPAATAADIDYILEHVNKVLAVPLTREDVEGVYAGLRPLLAGESDQTSQLSREHVVAHTVPGLVVVAGGKWTTYRVMGKDAIDEAVAAMDGKIPESTTEDIPLLGAEGYPAAWNRRGRTARAAGLHKVRIEHLLNRYGTLATEVLALVDADPSLGEPLPQADDYIGAEVVYAASHEGALHLEDVLARRTRISIEAWDRGESAAPVAAKLMADVLGWDQETTEHEVANYLKRVAAERESQLQPDDESADRVRLEAPDIAFGFDEDDVVVGGGRSSGAEGAKASDEQVIGEKTSEPE, encoded by the coding sequence ATGGCGAAGGCACCCACCAGCACGACCGACAAGGCAGCGACCGGCCGCGACGGCAGCACGACCGACAAGGCAGCGACCGGCCGCGACGGCAGCACGAGCGGTTCAGCCGCCACCGGCCGGTCGCAGGGCGTCGGCTTCGACCCGACGGCCAAGCTCGGCCCCGAGGAGCGCGCCGCGGCGATCGAGGCCCTGAAGACCAAGGAGCTCGACGTCCTGGTGGTCGGCGGCGGCATCGTCGGCGGCGGCAGTGCGCTCGACGCCGTCACCCGTGGCCTGAGCGTCGGCATCGTCGAGGCGCGCGACTGGGGATCGGGCACGTCGAGCCGGTCGTCGAAGCTCGTGCACGGCGGCATCCGCTACCTCGAGCAGCTCAACTTCTCGCTCGTGCGCGAGGCCCTCATCGAACGCGGACTGCTGCTCCAGCGCATCGCGCCGCACCTCGTGAAGCCGGTCCGCTTCCTCTACCCGCTCACCCACCCCGTCTGGGAGCGGTTCTACATCGGCATCGGCATGGCGATGTACGACGTCTTCAGCTGGTCCGGCGGCCGCCCGCCCGGCGTCCCGCACCACCGGCACCTCAGCCGCAAGCAGGTCCTCAAGAACATGCCGGGCCTGAAGAAGGACGCCTTCGTCGGCGGCATGACCTACTACGACGCGCAGGTCGACGACGCCCGCTACGTCTCGTCGCTCGTCCGCACCGCCGCGTCGTACGGTGCGCTCGCGGCCAGCCGGGTCCGCATCGAGGGCTTCATCAAGGTCGGCGAGCGCGTCGTCGGAGCCCACGCGCACGACATCCAGACGGGCGAGAAGTTCGACATCCGGGCGAAGCAGGTCGTCAACGCGACCGGCGTCTGGACGGACGACACCCAGGCGATGATCGGCACGCGCGGCCAGTTCAAGGTGCGGGCGTCCAAGGGCGTGCACCTCGTCGTCCCGCGCGACCGGTTCCAGTCGAACACCGGGATGATCCTCCGCACGGAGAAGAGCGTGCTCTTCGTCATCCCGTGGGGCCGGCACTGGCTCGTCGGGACCACCGACACCGACTGGGAGCTCGACAAGGCGCACCCGGCGGCGACCGCGGCGGACATCGACTACATCCTCGAGCACGTGAACAAGGTGCTCGCGGTCCCGCTCACCCGCGAGGACGTCGAGGGCGTGTACGCCGGCCTCCGTCCACTGCTCGCGGGGGAGTCGGACCAGACCTCGCAGCTCAGCCGCGAGCACGTCGTCGCGCACACCGTCCCCGGGCTGGTGGTCGTCGCCGGCGGCAAGTGGACGACCTACCGCGTGATGGGCAAGGACGCGATCGACGAGGCCGTCGCCGCGATGGACGGCAAGATCCCGGAGTCGACGACCGAGGACATCCCGCTGCTCGGTGCCGAGGGGTACCCGGCCGCGTGGAACCGCCGCGGCCGCACGGCCCGCGCGGCGGGGCTGCACAAGGTGCGGATCGAGCACCTGCTGAACCGGTACGGCACGCTCGCGACCGAGGTGCTCGCGCTCGTCGACGCGGACCCGTCGCTCGGTGAGCCGCTGCCGCAGGCCGACGACTACATCGGCGCGGAGGTCGTGTACGCGGCCTCGCACGAGGGCGCCCTGCACCTGGAGGACGTCCTCGCCCGCCGCACCCGCATCTCGATCGAGGCCTGGGACCGCGGCGAGTCGGCGGCCCCGGTCGCGGCGAAGCTCATGGCGGACGTTCTCGGCTGGGACCAGGAGACGACCGAGCACGAGGTCGCGAACTACCTCAAGCGGGTCGCCGCCGAGCGGGAGTCGCAGCTGCAGCCCGACGACGAGTCCGCGGACCGCGTGCGGCTCGAGGCACCGGACATCGCGTTCGGGTTCGACGAGGACGACGTGGTCGTCGGCGGCGGCCGGTCGAGCGGTGCCGAGGGCGCGAAGGCCTCGGACGAGCAGGTCATCGGCGAGAAGACGTCCGAGCCGGAGTAG
- the guaA gene encoding glutamine-hydrolyzing GMP synthase gives MSETDQRPVLVVDFGAQYAQLIARRVREANVYSEIVPHSITAEEVKAKDPAAIVLSGGPSSVYEEGAPALDGGILDLGVPVLGICYGFQAMAKSLGGEVAQTGQREYGATDVTVTGTDSVLLGDQPASQVTWMSHGDSVAKAPEGFEVLASSASTPVAAFASDERKLYGVQWHPEVKHSAFGQAVLENFLHRAAGLPGDWNANNVIEEQVARIREQVGSARVIAGLSGGVDSAVAAALVHEAVGDQLTCVFVDHGLLRADERKQVEEDYVASTGVRLVTVDAEQQFLDALAGVSDPEQKRKIIGREFIRTFEAAAEALVLEARGDEGSGEVKFLVQGTLYPDVVESGGGSGTANIKSHHNVGGLPEDMTFELVEPLRTLFKDEVRAVGRELGLPEVIVGRQPFPGPGLGIRIVGEVTRDRLELLRAADKIAREELTAAGLDQEIWQCPVVLLADVRSVGVQGDGRTYGHPIVLRPVSSEDAMTADWTRLPYDTLAKISNRITNEVPDVNRVVLDVTSKPPGTIEWE, from the coding sequence GTGAGCGAGACCGACCAGCGTCCAGTCCTCGTCGTCGACTTCGGCGCCCAGTACGCGCAGCTGATCGCACGTCGCGTGCGCGAGGCGAACGTCTACAGCGAGATCGTCCCGCACTCCATCACCGCGGAAGAGGTCAAGGCGAAGGACCCGGCGGCCATCGTGCTGTCCGGCGGCCCGTCGTCCGTCTACGAGGAGGGTGCCCCCGCACTCGACGGCGGCATCCTCGACCTCGGCGTCCCGGTGCTCGGCATCTGCTACGGCTTCCAGGCCATGGCGAAGTCGCTCGGCGGCGAGGTCGCCCAGACCGGCCAGCGCGAGTACGGCGCGACCGACGTCACCGTCACGGGGACCGACAGCGTGCTGCTCGGCGACCAGCCGGCGTCGCAGGTCACGTGGATGTCGCACGGCGACTCCGTGGCCAAGGCGCCCGAGGGCTTCGAGGTCCTCGCGTCGAGCGCGTCGACGCCCGTCGCGGCGTTCGCGTCCGACGAGCGCAAGCTCTACGGCGTGCAGTGGCACCCCGAGGTCAAGCACTCCGCGTTCGGCCAGGCCGTGCTCGAGAACTTCCTGCACCGTGCGGCCGGGCTCCCGGGCGACTGGAACGCGAACAACGTCATCGAGGAGCAGGTCGCCCGCATCCGCGAGCAGGTCGGTTCCGCGCGGGTCATCGCCGGGCTCTCCGGTGGTGTCGACTCCGCCGTCGCCGCAGCGCTCGTGCACGAGGCCGTCGGCGACCAGCTCACCTGCGTGTTCGTCGACCACGGGCTCCTCCGCGCCGACGAGCGCAAGCAGGTGGAGGAGGACTACGTCGCCTCGACCGGTGTCCGCCTGGTCACGGTCGACGCCGAGCAGCAGTTCCTCGACGCCCTCGCCGGTGTCAGCGACCCCGAGCAGAAGCGCAAGATCATCGGGCGCGAGTTCATCCGCACGTTCGAGGCCGCGGCCGAGGCACTCGTCCTCGAGGCGCGCGGCGACGAGGGTTCCGGCGAGGTCAAGTTCCTCGTCCAGGGCACCCTCTACCCCGACGTCGTCGAGTCCGGCGGTGGCTCGGGCACGGCGAACATCAAGTCGCACCACAACGTGGGTGGCCTGCCCGAGGACATGACGTTCGAGCTCGTCGAGCCGCTGCGCACCCTGTTCAAGGACGAGGTCCGCGCGGTCGGTCGCGAGCTCGGGCTGCCCGAGGTCATCGTCGGCCGCCAGCCGTTCCCCGGCCCGGGTCTCGGCATCCGGATCGTCGGCGAGGTCACGCGGGACCGACTCGAGCTGCTCCGTGCGGCGGACAAGATCGCCCGCGAGGAACTCACCGCGGCCGGCCTCGACCAGGAGATCTGGCAGTGCCCGGTCGTGCTGCTCGCCGACGTCCGCTCGGTGGGCGTGCAGGGCGACGGCCGCACCTACGGCCACCCGATCGTGCTCCGTCCGGTGTCCTCCGAGGACGCCATGACGGCCGACTGGACGCGCCTGCCGTACGACACCCTGGCGAAGATCTCGAACCGCATCACGAACGAGGTGCCCGACGTCAACCGGGTCGTGCTCGACGTCACGTCGAAGCCGCCGGGGACGATCGAGTGGGAGTAG
- a CDS encoding cation:proton antiporter, with the protein MHLGGELLTIGVLFVIAYVLGRLGKTIGLPAIPIYMVVGLIASPHTPWIGLNVESHTIELIATFGLILLLFNLGLEFDQEEFYGNAGKLLVSGGTYVAINMGIGFAFGFSLGWGTREALIIAGMTATSSSAIVTKLLIELRRLANDETPMILGVTVIEDVFIAIYLAIVSVVLSGDTNVWGVVGKLGLAFGFLVVMFTLARFAGKWVSKIFATRDDELFTVLFFGLAVMFGGIGDLLGVTDAIGAFVIGLLCGATRYRDRIEQLALPMRDVFAAFFFVNFGLGLDLSTFGEVLWPVLGAIGMTVALNAVAGQLVARMNGFSVQQGINTAVILVNRGEFALILATLSAAAGLEARITAFAGLYVLVMAVLGPLLAVNSDRIGRLVVRPARVARLRTRLRSRLGRGAGAVPAGPALDQAADAAAEAGVADQDAAAAARRAERDRQFAEEFALVEAAGREARDNETADPETVEPVTSPVEVPAERRTRPVRQRDPEY; encoded by the coding sequence GTGCACCTCGGCGGCGAACTGCTCACCATCGGTGTGCTCTTCGTCATCGCCTACGTGCTCGGGCGACTGGGCAAGACCATCGGTCTGCCCGCCATCCCGATCTACATGGTGGTCGGGCTCATCGCGAGCCCGCACACCCCGTGGATCGGGCTCAACGTCGAGTCGCACACGATCGAGCTCATCGCGACCTTCGGTCTGATCCTGCTGCTGTTCAACCTCGGGTTGGAGTTCGACCAGGAGGAGTTCTACGGCAACGCCGGCAAGCTCCTGGTGTCCGGCGGCACGTACGTCGCGATCAACATGGGCATCGGGTTCGCCTTCGGGTTCTCGCTCGGCTGGGGCACCCGTGAAGCCCTGATCATCGCGGGCATGACGGCGACGTCGTCGAGTGCGATCGTCACGAAGCTGCTCATCGAGCTGCGGCGCCTGGCGAACGACGAGACCCCGATGATCCTCGGCGTCACCGTGATCGAGGACGTCTTCATCGCCATCTACCTGGCGATCGTCTCGGTCGTGCTGTCCGGCGACACGAACGTCTGGGGCGTGGTCGGCAAGCTCGGCCTGGCGTTCGGGTTCCTCGTCGTGATGTTCACCCTCGCCCGGTTCGCCGGCAAGTGGGTGTCGAAGATCTTCGCGACCCGCGACGACGAACTGTTCACGGTGCTGTTCTTCGGCCTCGCGGTGATGTTCGGCGGCATCGGCGACCTGCTCGGCGTCACCGACGCGATCGGGGCGTTCGTGATCGGCCTGCTCTGCGGCGCGACCCGCTACCGGGACCGCATCGAGCAGCTGGCCCTGCCGATGCGCGACGTCTTCGCGGCGTTCTTCTTCGTGAACTTCGGGCTCGGCCTCGACCTGTCGACCTTCGGCGAGGTGCTCTGGCCCGTCCTGGGCGCGATCGGCATGACCGTCGCGCTCAACGCCGTGGCCGGGCAGCTCGTCGCCCGGATGAACGGGTTCAGCGTCCAGCAGGGCATCAACACCGCGGTGATCCTCGTGAACCGCGGCGAGTTCGCGCTCATCCTCGCGACGCTGTCGGCCGCCGCCGGCCTGGAGGCGCGGATCACCGCGTTCGCGGGCCTCTACGTCCTCGTCATGGCCGTCCTCGGGCCGCTGCTCGCGGTGAACTCGGACCGGATCGGCCGCCTCGTGGTGCGGCCGGCGCGCGTCGCGCGGCTGCGCACGCGCCTGCGCTCGCGGCTCGGCCGCGGCGCCGGCGCGGTCCCGGCCGGTCCCGCGCTCGACCAGGCGGCGGACGCCGCGGCCGAGGCCGGGGTCGCCGACCAGGACGCTGCGGCCGCAGCCCGGCGTGCCGAGCGCGACCGGCAGTTCGCGGAGGAGTTCGCCCTCGTGGAGGCGGCGGGCAGGGAAGCGCGCGACAATGAGACCGCCGACCCGGAGACCGTCGAACCCGTGACGTCGCCGGTCGAGGTCCCCGCCGAACGCCGAACGCGTCCGGTCCGCCAGCGCGATCCGGAGTACTGA
- a CDS encoding SURF1 family protein, which produces MWAVARRPRWIALLLLALVLAAVFAGLGKWQLERSIANGKPLPATTETRKALDDVTEPERGAPEQLAGQLVTVTGTFVAGDTTLLTGRSGGGTYQAVGHLVDAGSGASLPVVIGWSDQRREALAGGERIAHGDRVTVEGRYYPAESPDQDKYQQGEFSAVAPARFVNTWKAFDDRMYIGYVVADGTTAKAAGLGTIADRAPTREVQFDWLNLFYAVEWVVFAGFAVFLWYRFVKDAFEREQEEGLEAAAGSASSVAPAGGPADDGATAGSGADTVRR; this is translated from the coding sequence ATGTGGGCCGTAGCCCGACGACCGAGGTGGATCGCGCTGCTCCTGCTGGCGCTCGTGCTCGCGGCGGTGTTCGCCGGACTGGGCAAGTGGCAGCTGGAGCGGAGCATCGCGAACGGCAAGCCCCTGCCCGCCACGACCGAGACGCGCAAGGCGCTCGACGACGTCACCGAGCCCGAGCGGGGCGCCCCGGAACAGCTCGCGGGGCAGCTGGTGACCGTCACGGGCACGTTCGTCGCCGGGGACACGACCCTGCTCACCGGACGCTCCGGCGGCGGCACCTACCAGGCGGTCGGGCACCTGGTCGACGCGGGCAGCGGTGCGAGCCTGCCCGTCGTCATCGGGTGGTCCGACCAGCGTCGCGAGGCCCTCGCCGGCGGGGAGCGGATCGCGCACGGCGACCGCGTCACCGTCGAGGGGCGGTACTACCCCGCCGAGTCGCCCGACCAGGACAAGTACCAGCAGGGCGAGTTCTCCGCCGTCGCCCCCGCCCGGTTCGTGAACACCTGGAAGGCGTTCGACGACCGGATGTACATCGGGTACGTCGTCGCCGACGGCACCACCGCGAAGGCCGCAGGCCTCGGCACCATCGCCGACCGTGCCCCGACGCGCGAGGTCCAGTTCGACTGGCTCAACCTGTTCTACGCGGTCGAGTGGGTCGTCTTCGCCGGGTTCGCCGTCTTCCTCTGGTACCGGTTCGTGAAGGACGCCTTCGAACGTGAACAGGAGGAGGGCCTCGAGGCCGCGGCTGGCTCCGCGTCGTCCGTCGCTCCTGCCGGCGGTCCCGCGGACGACGGGGCCACCGCCGGCTCGGGTGCCGACACGGTCCGACGGTAG
- a CDS encoding DUF3817 domain-containing protein, translating into MALTVRPRDVPKIPGAVKWYRVSAYITGVLLLALVVEVIIKYTPLQREMQLGNGPFFVPNGTAGEAPGTFNLSIAILIAHGWLYVLYLFTDFRLWSIMRWRPSRFLLIALGGIIPFMSFVVEHRMQKKAMDTYHELTAAQQREKEAAR; encoded by the coding sequence ATGGCTCTGACCGTCCGCCCCCGCGACGTCCCGAAGATCCCCGGGGCCGTCAAGTGGTACCGCGTCTCGGCGTACATCACGGGCGTGCTGCTGCTCGCCCTGGTCGTCGAGGTGATCATCAAGTACACGCCGTTGCAGCGCGAGATGCAGCTCGGCAACGGGCCGTTCTTCGTCCCGAACGGCACCGCGGGTGAGGCGCCCGGCACGTTCAACCTGTCGATCGCGATCCTCATCGCCCACGGCTGGCTGTACGTCCTCTACCTCTTCACGGACTTCCGTCTGTGGAGCATCATGCGCTGGAGGCCGTCCCGCTTCCTGCTCATCGCCCTCGGGGGCATCATCCCCTTCATGTCCTTCGTGGTCGAGCACCGCATGCAGAAGAAGGCCATGGACACCTACCACGAGCTGACCGCTGCCCAGCAGCGTGAGAAGGAGGCCGCTCGGTGA
- a CDS encoding cation:proton antiporter regulatory subunit, with amino-acid sequence MVDVHRVKLPGVGVLHSFYTDDGGKCGVITHRSGHSDLISFADVSDGADKSEKVSLRLSEDEAHTLAELLGGTRITEGLDKLDEIPGLSIDWFSVDYDDAIAGKPLGDLHDSGFIGLTVVAVVRGDSANPAPSPDFVVFPGDTIVVAGAPEKVAKAFSFYRSGQLAAAAAEAPPGS; translated from the coding sequence ATGGTCGACGTCCATCGCGTCAAACTCCCCGGAGTCGGCGTGCTGCACAGCTTCTACACCGACGACGGTGGCAAGTGCGGTGTCATCACGCACCGGTCGGGGCACTCCGACCTCATCTCGTTCGCCGACGTCTCCGACGGCGCGGACAAGTCCGAGAAGGTCTCGCTCCGCCTGAGCGAGGACGAGGCGCACACGCTCGCCGAGCTCCTCGGCGGCACCCGCATCACCGAGGGCCTCGACAAGCTCGACGAGATCCCCGGACTGTCGATCGACTGGTTCAGCGTCGACTACGACGACGCCATCGCGGGCAAGCCCCTCGGTGACCTGCACGACTCGGGCTTCATCGGCCTCACCGTCGTCGCGGTCGTCCGCGGCGACAGCGCGAACCCCGCGCCCTCGCCCGACTTCGTCGTGTTCCCCGGTGACACCATCGTCGTCGCGGGCGCTCCCGAGAAGGTCGCCAAGGCGTTCTCCTTCTACCGCAGCGGACAGCTGGCGGCGGCCGCCGCCGAGGCGCCGCCCGGGAGCTGA
- a CDS encoding Bax inhibitor-1/YccA family protein has translation MAFKPGFDQSPAFNDQGRGAWGAGAGQQQAGWGQTPNQYPQQQYPQQGQYPQQGLSPEQLQYMYDRPTADKVDTGRMSYEDTIVKTLLAFGVLLVGAVAGWNLPPVVWIVGALVGFVLALVNTFKKKPSPALVLLYAFFEGIFVGGISATFNEVSDGIVTQAIFGTLGVFAVTLLLFTSGKVRATPKATRFFLVAMVGYLIFSIVSIVLQATGVTAGSFGLRSEPSFLFGIPWGVLIGIFVVVMAAYSLILDFDQIKTGVQRGAPRIYAWTAAFGLIVTLVWLYLEILRILAIIASSQRN, from the coding sequence ATGGCCTTCAAGCCCGGTTTCGACCAGTCCCCCGCCTTCAACGACCAGGGCCGTGGCGCCTGGGGCGCCGGCGCTGGTCAGCAGCAGGCGGGCTGGGGACAGACCCCGAACCAGTACCCGCAGCAGCAGTACCCCCAGCAGGGTCAGTACCCGCAGCAGGGACTGTCGCCCGAGCAGCTGCAGTACATGTACGACCGCCCGACCGCCGACAAGGTCGACACCGGCCGCATGTCCTACGAGGACACCATCGTCAAGACGCTCCTGGCGTTCGGCGTGCTCCTCGTCGGTGCGGTCGCCGGGTGGAACCTGCCCCCGGTCGTCTGGATCGTCGGCGCCCTGGTCGGCTTCGTGCTCGCGCTCGTCAACACCTTCAAGAAGAAGCCGTCGCCGGCACTCGTGCTGCTATACGCCTTCTTCGAAGGAATATTTGTTGGTGGCATCTCGGCCACTTTCAACGAAGTCTCCGACGGTATCGTCACCCAGGCGATTTTTGGCACTCTTGGGGTCTTCGCTGTCACACTGCTACTCTTCACGTCCGGCAAGGTGCGCGCGACGCCCAAAGCTACCCGTTTCTTCCTCGTCGCGATGGTCGGATACCTGATCTTTTCGATTGTCAGTATCGTCCTGCAAGCCACTGGCGTCACCGCGGGCTCGTTCGGTTTACGGAGTGAGCCGAGCTTCCTGTTCGGCATCCCATGGGGCGTCCTGATCGGCATCTTCGTCGTGGTCATGGCGGCCTACTCGCTGATCCTCGACTTCGACCAGATCAAGACCGGTGTGCAGCGCGGCGCTCCCCGCATCTACGCGTGGACGGCGGCGTTCGGCCTCATCGTCACCCTGGTGTGGCTGTACCTCGAGATCCTGCGCATCCTCGCGATCATCGCGAGCAGCCAGCGCAACTAG